A stretch of Henckelia pumila isolate YLH828 chromosome 4, ASM3356847v2, whole genome shotgun sequence DNA encodes these proteins:
- the LOC140863689 gene encoding glutathione S-transferase TCHQD, producing MQLYHHPYSLNSQRVRLALEEKNIDYTSFHVNPVTGKNYDSGFFRMNPSGKLPVFQNGSHILFNTVEIILYIEKIAMVSSGGDDTALSTREVVEWIHKLQEWNPKFFTLSHLPPKHRLSVSRFLRRVIIARMAECPELASAYHRKLKEEYKTEDKLNESEAVRLSEEHLKRILDEAEIKLGETTYLVGEEFTLADVAFIPILSRLVLMNLEEKYISSRPNLCEYWDLMQKRPSYKKVIGKYFDGWRKHKTLLKTWCVVQTRSLLKRY from the exons ATGCAGCTATATCATCATCCTTATTCATTGAACAGCCAAAGAGTGAGGCTTGCATTAGAAGAGAAGAACATTGACTACACATCGTTCCACGTTAATCCCGTCACAGGCAAGAATTATGATTCCGGTTTTTTCAGGATGAACCCAAGTGGCAAACTTCCAGTCTTCCAAAATGGTTCACACATTTTGTTCAATACTGTAGAGATCATCCT GTATATTGAGAAAATAGCAATGGTCTCTTCTGGTGGTGATGACACAGCTCTTAGCACCAGAGAAGTTGTCGAATGGATTCATAAGTTACAAGAGTGGAATCCCAAGTTCTTCACCCTCTCCCACCTTCCCCCAAAGCATCGCCTCTCTGTTTCAAGATTCCTGAGGCGCGTGATAATTGCTAGGATGGCTGAGTGCCCAGAATTAGCCAGTGCATATCATCGTAAGCTTAAAGAGGAATACAAAACAGAAGATAAATTGAACGAGTCAGAGGCAGTGAGATTGAGTGAAGAACATCTCAAAAGAATTCTTGATGAAGCAGAGATTAAACTTGGTGAAACAACATACCTTGTTGGAGAAGAGTTTACATTGGCGGATGTTGCTTTTATTCCTATCCTCAGTCGATTGGTTCTGATGAATCTAGAAGAAAAATACATAAGCAGCAGGCCAAATTTATGCGAATATTGGGACTTGATGCAGAAGAGGCCTAGCTATAAAAAGGTGATTGGAAAGTACTTTGATGGTTGGAGGAAGCACAAGACACTGCTGAAAACTTGGTGTGTAGTACAAACCAGAAGTTTACTCAAACGATATTAG
- the LOC140864076 gene encoding NAD(P)H-quinone oxidoreductase subunit M, chloroplastic: MAATSINMASTGFSMRGWSNDQKHLKKRSLFSISAQQVEVQEEEKEKDSMNQKQQAAEATTPLRPVERQLNVKSKNMGKEYGGQWLSSTTRHVRIYAAYIDPETCEFDQTQMDKLTIILDPTDEFVWTDETSNKVYSYFQELVDHYEGAPLTEYTLRLIGSDIEHYIRNMLYKGEIQYNMDAKVLNFSMGKPRVGFNYDGQLQDVQ, encoded by the exons ATGGCTGCAACTTCAATCAACATGGCCTCCACCGGCTTCTCCATGCGCGGGTGGAGTAATGACCAAAAACACCTCAAAAAGAGAAGCTTGTTCTCAATCTCAGCTCAGCAAGTAGAGGtgcaagaagaagaaaaagaaaaggataGCATGAACCAGAAACAACAGGCCGCAGAAGCAACGACGCCATTGAGGCCGGTAGAGCGACAATTGAATGTGAAGAGTAAGAACATGGGCAAGGAATATGGAGGGCAGTGGCTGAGCAGCACAACACGGCATGTAAGGATATATGCAGCCTATATTGATCCCGAAACATGCGAGTTCGATCAAACGCAGATGGATAAGCTTACCATTATTCTTGATCCAACTGACGAGTTCGTGTGGACAGATGAGACTAGTAACAAAGTTTACTCTTATTTCCAGGAGCTTGTGGACCATTATGAG GGAGCTCCATTGACAGAATACACACTACGCCTGATTGGTTCAGACATTGAGCACTACATCAGAAATATGCTTTATAAAGGAGAAATTCAATACAACATGGATGCCAAGGTCTTAAATTTCAGCATGGGAAAACCACGGGTGGGATTCAATTACGATGGACAGCTTCAAGATGTGCAATAG
- the LOC140861853 gene encoding uncharacterized protein: MNKRNRSNDEMNEFIKQLKSETVNPDYRKFLLSNLRRPQSNYKPQKKENVKRICVKNDDTDEVISDSQYKLFFESLEKYEKSYVLEGKINGAPVCVKYERERRFGGKLEPKGARKMRKDIGRVDGAAADQSPRLPHKQPPVKQLASDNRRNEILKKKPDLRNKGIIKESEVGISKSLRKRMDNLRSCKVSKNMTFVRKENIVTKHHSEPHDSQAELRRADKGKDVAKAHYVPDGGNQYQSPGPRDNVKSENQSKPAGQAQTIKRKEVLKGKNVVLSQHNLDTKKHVYLKPEPKHSSMTKNQVDRVNQVAPSEEEKEFQRKPNLPKVMGGKNVVTYHCVANKKAVRYRDNEPLYPKPSPKKKLEEHHHKDVDQTQPGKKYEAQSQRKLRKVVLGNHEIKVDDAASRNNAAQIENKLLSHKPCVRKNQVTKNFIDQARPKQSSRMTMKEIVIKLDDSDSDVEILGSASFYRAANQRSISSSKKSHKSMMEDDGIELLGKRSLQSVFRRQVMNVLRKPYDKQESKRLQKEFMAGTYVKFHSEVLKKLTTFRQKKGKCLALLRGFFFWVKLGRERPHPEKGGNKWSLPSPSQMVRKQEKFTGLENLRDHDAYNDFVLSGSRGAQLVNMEESHDVDMDYSHFILDILTLDKKFGPVKRRKETSNKVVGNDSDDDCYIEEAKNDPQYEMFLKNLKEHEKSYVFQFERAGSPWAIKYEREISLDEECDSEPERRLRSEIKHDYGLPNRMPHIENQCKHLLRSTSVEMNENLTPRKSKKEVKNLKLEAGKHATSEMVSDLDYLTFLQSSKFVDDYYVCTFGGGTIVYEKVDMENNQEKENSDDEHSSDVEILDASAFYKEGKSKPSVNASPEMMNGNIFRNLSGQTMQSSFRQELVAVLRKPYDKEEHKKLLQEVKIRKPEDRHMDLRGGRERSCATEKIGKSYMDRFPGLRKQLVKFQVDEPKCLNLLRGFFFWLQKFLQEESFEPWMDAECLAISPEVCHPGFSPKRRRKS, from the exons ATGAATAAGCGAAACAGGTCGAATGATGAAATGAATGAATTTATAAAACAGTTGAAGTCTGAGACTGTAAATCCTGATTACCGAAAGTTTCTGCTATCCAACTTGAGAAGACCACAAAGTAATTACAAACCACAAAAAAAGGAGAACGTCAAACGAATTTGTGTAAAGAATGATGATACTGATGAAGTGATCAGTGACTCTCAGTACAAACTCTTCTTCGAGAGCCTCGAGAAATACGAGAAGTCGTATGTTCTCGAGGGCAAGATCAATGGTGCACCGGTATGTGTTAAATACGAAAGAGAAAGAAGATTTGGTGGAAAGCTTGAACCTAAAGGTGCAAGGAAGATGAGGAAGGATATCGGACGAGTCGATGGTGCTGCTGCTGATCAGAGTCCCAGGCTTCCACATAAACAGCCACCTGTGAAACAGCTTGCATCTGACAATAGAAGAAATGAAATCTTGAAGAAGAAGCCTGATCTTAGGAATAAGGGGATCATCAAAGAATCAGAGGTTGGGATTTCCAAATCTCTACGAAAAAGGATGGACAATTTGAGAAGCTGTAAAGTATCCAAAAATATGACTTTTGTCCGGAAAGAAAATATTGTAACTAAACATCATAGTGAACCTCATGATAGCCAAGCTGAGTTGAGAAGAGCTGACAAGGGAAAGGATGTGGCCAAGGCACACTACGTGCCCGACGGTGGGAATCAGTATCAGAGTCCTGGCCCGAGAGATAATGTAAAGTCAGAGAATCAGAGTAAGCCTGCTGGTCAAGCTCAAACAATCAAGAGAAAAGAAGTTCTCAAAGGCAAAAATGTAGTTCTAAGCCAGCACAACCTGGATACAAAGAAACATGTATATCTAAAGCCTGAACCAAAACATAGTTCCATGACAAAAAATCAGGTTGATCGAGTCAATCAAGTCGCACCAAGTGAGGAAGAGAAGGAGTTCCAGCGCAAGCCAAATTTGCCAAAAGTGATGGGGGGAAAGAATGTGGTGACTTATCACTGTGTGGCCAACAAAAAGGCTGTGCGCTACAGAGACAACGAGCCTTTGTATCCGAAGCCTAGTCCAAAGAAGAAGCTGGAAGAACATCATCACAAAGATGTTGATCAAACTCAACCAGGTAAGAAATACGAGGCGCAGAGCCAGAGAAAATTAAGGAAAGTGGTCCTTGGAAATCACGAGATTAAAGTAGATGATGCAGCCAGCAGAAACAATGCAGCTCAAATAGAAAATAAACTTCTGTCTCACAAGCCTTGTGTAAGGAAAAATCAGGtgacaaaaaattttattgatcAAGCTCGTCCGAAACAAAGCAGTAGAATGACCATGAAAGAAATAGTAATCAAGCTGGATGACAGTGATTCTGATGTTGAAATCCTAGGCAGTGCATCATTTTACAGGGCTGCGAACCAACGCTCAATCTCGTCTTCAAAGAAATCTCACAAAAGT ATGATGGAAGATGACGGCATTGAGTTACTTGGAAAGAGGAGTTTGCAATCTGTGTTTAGGAGACAGGTCATGAATGTTCTAAGGAAACCATACGACAAACAGGAGAGCAAGAGGCTTCAGAAAGAATTCATGGCCGGAACTTATGTCAAATTCCATTCAG AGGTTCTGAAAAAACTCACGACATTCCGGCAAAAAAAGGGAAAATGCTTGGCCCTTTTACGTGGATTTTTCTTTTGGGTCAAG CTGGGAAGAGAACGGCCTCACCCAGAAAAAGGAGGAAATAAGTGGTCTCTTCCAAGTCCAAGTCAAATGGTTCGAAAACAAGAGAAGTTTACTGGACTGGAGAACTTACGTGACcatgatgcatataatgatttTGTACTTTCCGGGTCAAGGGGCGCACAGCTTGTTAATATGGAGGAAAGTCATGATGTGGATATGGACTACAGTCACTTTATATTGGACATCCTGACATTGGACAAAAAGTTTGGACCAGTTAAGAGGCGAAAAGAGACGAGCAACAAAGTCGTTGGGAATGATAGTGATGATGACTGCTACATTGAGGAGGCGAAGAATGACCCTCAATAtgaaatgtttttaaaaaatttgaaggAACATGAAAAGTCTTATGTATTTCAATTTGAGAGAGCTGGTTCACCATGGGCCATTAAATACGAAAGAGAAATTAGTTTAGATGAGGAATGTGATTCAGAACCTGAGAGGAGATTAAGGAGTGAgataaaacatgattatggACTTCCAAATCGGATGCCTCATATAGAAAATCAGTGCAAGCATTTATTGAGATCTACTTCAGTTGAGATGAACGAGAACTTGACCCCAAGAAAATCCAAGAAAGAGGTCAAGAACCTGAAGTTAGAGGCAGGAAAACACGCAACTAGTGAAATGGTGTCAGATTTGGACTATCTTACTTTCCTTCAAAGTTCCAAATTTGTTGATGATTACTATGTTTGCACATTTGGGGGTGGTACAATAGTGTATGAGAAGGTTGACATGGAGAATAATCAGGAGAAAGAGAATTCTGATGATGAGCACTCTTCTGACGTGGAAATCCTAGATGCATCTGCATTCTACAAGGAAGGAAAGTCGAAACCTTCTGTGAATGCTTCACCTGAA ATGATGAAtgggaacatcttccggaaccTCAGTGGTCAAACCATGCAATCTAGTTTTAGGCAAGAATTAGTAGCTGTTCTTAGAAAACCATATGATAAAGAGGAGCACAAGAAGCTGTTGCAAGAAGTTAAAATCCGCAAACCAGAAGATCGCCATATGGACTTGCGTGGAGGGAGGGAAAGGTCATGTGCAACAGAAAAAATTGGAAAATCTTACATGGATAGATTCCCTG GTCTGCGAAAACAGCTCGTAAAATTCCAAGTTGATGAACCTAAATGTTTGAACCTCTTACGTGGGTTCTTCTTCTGGCTTCAG AAATTTTTGCAGGAAGAATCATTTGAACCTTGGATGGATGCAGAATGCCTGGCTATAAGTCCAGAAGTTTGCCATCCTGGATTTTCCCCAAAAAGGAGAAGGAAAAGCTAA
- the LOC140866431 gene encoding probable calcium-binding protein CML44 yields the protein MSAVTIEDLHRIFKNLDKNNHGRVSIHELHHLLENVSIHTTLEELEKLVGDTSLGYMDFLFFYETIVKARMAESKDGSSNDHIEHDDKYRVDDLLKAFKVFDLNGDGFISSEELQSVLSRLGLWDKKRGQDCKEMIHVYDQNLDGALDFEEFKVMMSSPPTSDSEI from the coding sequence ATGTCTGCTGTTACCATAGAAGACCTCCATAGGATTTTCAAGAACTTGGACAAGAACAACCACGGCCGAGTAAGCATACATGAGCTGCACCATCTTCTCGAAAACGTCAGCATCCACACGACGTTGGAAGAGCTCGAAAAGCTCGTGGGTGACACGAGTCTCGGGTACATGGATTTCTTGTTCTTTTACGAGACAATAGTCAAGGCCAGAATGGCCGAAAGTAAGGATGGTTCTTCCAACGATCATATCGAACACGACGACAAGTATCGTGTCGACGATCTTCTAAAGGCTTTTAAAGTGTTTGATTTGAATGGCGATGGATTCATTTCGAGCGAGGAGCTGCAAAGCGTGCTCTCGAGATTAGGTTTGTGGGACAAGAAACGTGGACAAGATTGCAAGGAGATGATTCATGTTTATGATCAAAATTTGGACGGGGCACTTGATTTTGAGGAGTTTAAGGTTATGATGTCTAGTCCTCCTACATCGGATTCtgaaatttaa